In a single window of the Streptomyces sp. NBC_00353 genome:
- the gmd gene encoding GDP-mannose 4,6-dehydratase, protein MAKTALITGVTGQDGSYLSELLLEKGYTVHGLIRRSSSFNTERIDHIYQGPEEENRSFVLHHADLADGVALVNLLRDIRPDEVYNLGAQSHVRVSFDAPLYTGDITGLGTIRLLEAVRASGIDTRIYQASSSEMFGSTPPPQNETTPFHPRSPYSVAKVYSYWATVNYREAYGMFAVNGILFNHESPRRGETFVTRKITRGVARIKAGLQEHLHLGNLDAVRDWGYAPEYVDAMWRMLQCDSPDDYVVATGEGVSVRQFLEYAFDHAGLDWREHVRYDAKYERPSEVDALIGDATKAEELLGWKPSVKAQELARIMVDADIRQLADQLTGAAVRVDR, encoded by the coding sequence ATGGCCTGATACGCCGCTCGTCGAGCTTCAACACCGAGCGGATCGACCACATCTACCAGGGCCCGGAGGAGGAGAACCGCTCCTTCGTCCTGCATCACGCCGATCTCGCCGACGGGGTGGCGCTGGTGAACCTGCTGCGCGACATCCGGCCCGACGAGGTCTACAACCTGGGCGCGCAGTCGCATGTCCGGGTCTCGTTCGACGCGCCGCTGTACACCGGTGACATCACCGGGCTCGGCACCATCCGGCTGCTGGAGGCCGTCCGCGCCAGCGGCATCGACACCCGTATCTATCAGGCGTCGTCGTCCGAGATGTTCGGCTCCACCCCGCCGCCGCAGAACGAGACGACCCCGTTCCATCCCCGCAGCCCGTACAGCGTCGCCAAGGTCTACTCGTACTGGGCGACGGTCAACTACCGCGAGGCGTACGGCATGTTCGCGGTCAACGGGATCCTGTTCAACCACGAGTCCCCGCGCCGCGGCGAGACCTTCGTCACCCGCAAGATCACCCGCGGGGTGGCCCGGATCAAGGCGGGCCTGCAGGAACACCTCCACCTCGGCAATCTCGACGCCGTACGCGACTGGGGTTACGCCCCCGAGTATGTCGACGCGATGTGGCGGATGCTGCAGTGCGACTCCCCGGACGACTATGTGGTGGCCACCGGCGAGGGGGTCAGCGTCCGGCAGTTCCTGGAGTACGCCTTCGATCATGCGGGCCTGGACTGGCGGGAGCATGTCCGTTACGACGCGAAGTACGAGCGCCCCAGCGAGGTCGACGCACTGATCGGGGACGCCACCAAGGCCGAGGAACTGCTCGGCTGGAAGCCTTCCGTGAAGGCACAGGAGCTGGCCAGGATCATGGTCGACGCGGACATCCGGCAGCTCGCCGACCAGCTCACCGGGGCAGCCGTGCGGGTGGACCGATGA
- a CDS encoding LamG domain-containing protein has protein sequence MNGSTGRRPVGRGRVRAAAAALCLLTGALAATAAGASPAASLTPPVSLTADDLSTWQTNGIVWSMAATGGVVYAGGTFSTVRPPDAAAGTSEQPAVNFAAFDAATGAPTGCSLSFTLSSGTATVRALALSPDNKTLYAGGQFGAVNGVGVSNIAAIDTATCTPRQDFKVSVSATVRALSVTDDTVYLGGDFNTVAGETRNKFAAVTTGADLKPWTANTDEVGRAVQVTPDGQHVLIGGDFFTVNGTTSHALAVVDATTGALAKSYPGFIPNTSTVQDLTTDATGFYTANEGTGGGVFDGRIALNLSDFEQRWRDTCLGATQAVLVHDGVLYSGSHAHDCSSMGEFPDQPRKHLLAQSVNDPKLLPWFPDTNDGIGEPVGPRVMAQTDQGGHHYLWVGGEFTTVNGSAQQSLTRFADGPDTGAPWVPNVSVSTVAAGKVEVNWQTSFDTDDGELTYRIYKDGAATPVYTTTGSSLFWDRPQLRWTDTAVAPGETHTYRISASDGTNTSAKSPAQTATVASAAEAYPARVIADGASLYWRYDEGTSTFAADSGAGLDNGFLRNSPAYRQTPAAVAGSSTAIGFNGTNQYAYSNERHAQPTKFSVETWIKTTTTRGGKIIGFGNLTMQNSNQYDKHVYMRNDGRLVFGVYSGGTRTIATTGAYNDGAWHHVVATQGSSGMALYVDGQLRASNFLYTGNESYNGYWRVGGDNLASWPNRPTSDFFAGQIDETAVYPTALSSSTISAHYALRNGG, from the coding sequence ATGAACGGAAGTACGGGGCGCAGACCCGTGGGACGGGGCCGGGTGCGTGCCGCGGCCGCCGCGCTCTGCCTGCTCACCGGAGCCCTGGCCGCGACCGCGGCCGGTGCCTCCCCGGCGGCGTCTCTCACGCCGCCGGTCTCTCTCACCGCGGACGACCTCTCCACCTGGCAGACGAACGGCATCGTCTGGTCGATGGCGGCGACGGGCGGAGTCGTCTACGCCGGCGGCACCTTCTCCACCGTCCGTCCGCCGGACGCGGCGGCAGGCACCTCCGAACAGCCCGCGGTGAACTTCGCCGCGTTCGATGCGGCGACCGGTGCGCCGACCGGCTGCAGCCTGTCGTTCACCCTCTCCTCCGGAACAGCGACCGTACGGGCTCTCGCTCTCTCCCCCGACAACAAGACGCTGTACGCGGGAGGGCAGTTCGGTGCGGTTAACGGGGTCGGCGTGAGCAATATCGCCGCGATCGACACCGCGACCTGCACCCCGCGCCAGGACTTCAAGGTGTCCGTCTCCGCGACGGTGCGGGCGCTGTCCGTCACCGACGACACCGTCTATCTGGGCGGTGACTTCAACACGGTGGCCGGGGAAACCCGCAACAAGTTCGCCGCGGTCACCACCGGCGCCGATCTGAAGCCGTGGACGGCCAACACGGACGAGGTCGGCCGGGCCGTTCAGGTGACACCGGACGGTCAGCATGTGCTGATCGGCGGTGACTTCTTCACCGTCAACGGCACCACCTCGCACGCCCTCGCCGTCGTGGACGCCACCACGGGTGCGCTCGCCAAGAGCTACCCGGGGTTCATCCCCAACACCTCCACGGTGCAGGACCTGACCACGGACGCCACCGGCTTCTACACCGCCAACGAAGGCACCGGAGGCGGTGTCTTCGACGGGCGGATCGCGCTGAATCTCAGCGACTTCGAACAGCGGTGGCGGGACACCTGCCTCGGCGCCACCCAGGCAGTCCTGGTCCATGACGGGGTCCTGTACAGCGGCAGCCACGCCCATGACTGCTCCAGCATGGGCGAGTTCCCCGACCAGCCGCGCAAGCACCTCCTCGCCCAGTCCGTGAACGACCCCAAGCTGCTGCCGTGGTTCCCGGACACGAACGACGGCATCGGGGAGCCGGTCGGACCGCGGGTGATGGCCCAGACCGATCAGGGCGGACATCACTACCTCTGGGTCGGCGGCGAGTTCACCACCGTCAACGGCTCAGCCCAGCAGAGCCTGACCCGGTTCGCCGACGGCCCGGACACCGGGGCCCCGTGGGTGCCCAACGTCAGCGTGTCCACGGTCGCCGCGGGCAAGGTCGAGGTGAACTGGCAGACCAGCTTCGACACCGACGACGGGGAACTCACGTACCGGATCTACAAGGACGGTGCCGCCACTCCCGTATACACCACGACGGGGTCCTCGCTGTTCTGGGACCGGCCTCAGCTGAGGTGGACCGACACCGCTGTCGCTCCGGGCGAGACGCACACGTACCGGATCAGTGCGAGCGACGGCACCAACACCAGCGCCAAGTCCCCGGCACAGACCGCCACCGTGGCCTCCGCGGCGGAGGCGTACCCGGCCAGGGTGATCGCCGACGGTGCGTCGCTGTACTGGCGCTACGACGAGGGGACGTCGACGTTCGCCGCCGACTCCGGGGCCGGCCTGGACAACGGATTCCTGCGCAACAGCCCGGCCTACCGGCAGACCCCGGCCGCGGTCGCAGGATCGTCGACCGCGATCGGCTTCAACGGCACCAACCAGTACGCGTACAGCAACGAGCGGCACGCGCAGCCCACCAAGTTCTCGGTGGAGACCTGGATCAAGACGACCACCACCAGGGGAGGGAAGATCATCGGCTTCGGCAATCTGACCATGCAGAACAGCAACCAGTACGACAAGCATGTGTACATGCGCAATGACGGGCGGCTGGTCTTCGGGGTCTACAGCGGCGGTACCCGGACCATCGCCACCACCGGGGCCTACAACGACGGCGCCTGGCACCATGTCGTCGCCACGCAGGGCAGCAGCGGCATGGCCCTGTACGTGGACGGGCAGCTGCGCGCGTCCAACTTCCTGTACACCGGCAACGAGAGCTACAACGGGTACTGGCGGGTCGGCGGGGACAACCTGGCGAGCTGGCCGAACCGTCCGACGAGCGACTTCTTCGCCGGGCAGATCGACGAGACCGCCGTCTACCCGACAGCGCTCAGCAGCTCCACGATCAGTGCCCACTACGCCCTGAGGAACGGTGGATGA
- a CDS encoding DNRLRE domain-containing protein codes for MRGPRRPGHSRSGVFATVLALSAGVLTASAVTAPPVAALTPPVGFTADSLTTYQTNGIVWALAEANGVVYAGGTFANVRPAGSPAGSNTTPAVNFAAFNAATGAPTGCSLSFTRSSGTATVRAFALSPDKSTLYAGGYFSAVNGTAANGLVAINTANCTLRSGFAPNFSATVRALDVAENGTVYAGGDFQTVNGQPRRFFGAVTATGAVTGWNPDADEPGRTLKVTPDGQNVLIGGDFFTVGGTDSHALAVTSAASGALTRAYTGNFIPSTAVIKDIVTDTASNGWYVAGEGTGGGSFDGRLAMRLGTFDQRWRDTCQGATQALRVYQGVLYAGSHVHDCSTMGGFPNQVRKHLTAQSVDDPAMLGWLPDTNDGIGEPVGPRALTVASRDGRDFLWVGGEFTTVNGVAQQSLTRFANTPDTGAPAAPAVSVSAPRAGEVRVSWRSALDLDDSLLTYRVYRDGGSVPVYTTQGSSLFFSRPQLTFTDTDVVAGRTYTYRITASDGTNTSALSTAASATAVASASPYRERVLADGADLYWRYDEAGGAFAADASDSDNGGVYMNTPTYRATPSAVAGSAALSLNGTDKYVYSDRLHHYTSPTPYSIETWFRTNTTTGGRIVGYGNNIGTAQGQTSSISDKLVYMTNDGRLAFGVQVGSTSSRPTLTTTASYNDNAWHHVVATQGPSGMRLYVDGVAVGSNTTAGNRSYNGFWRVGGDAMPTTWPNRPTSTYFAGQVDETAIYPSALTAAQAAAHHDLADTPPGPGDSTVALTPDDDAYVNSVAPNTNYNDNQLASRGTTAYLSYLRFTVPAAPAGQVLKSARLTFRTSSDSTAGSSDSHTVVPVTGTWTESAVTYNTRPSLSSTVLGTITGATSVSTDHSVELNASALGGALGSVYSLALTSSGTDSLRIWSSEVSTAAYRPQLVLTYGAE; via the coding sequence ATGAGAGGGCCACGACGTCCCGGACACAGCCGCAGTGGTGTGTTCGCCACGGTTCTCGCACTCTCCGCGGGCGTGCTCACCGCTTCGGCGGTCACCGCTCCCCCGGTCGCGGCGCTGACCCCTCCGGTCGGCTTCACCGCAGACTCCCTCACCACCTATCAGACCAATGGCATCGTCTGGGCACTCGCCGAGGCGAACGGGGTGGTCTACGCGGGCGGCACCTTCGCCAACGTCCGGCCGGCCGGCTCCCCGGCCGGCAGCAATACGACGCCCGCCGTCAACTTCGCCGCCTTCAACGCGGCAACCGGCGCGCCCACCGGCTGTTCACTCTCCTTCACCCGCAGCAGCGGCACCGCCACCGTCCGGGCGTTCGCGCTCTCCCCCGACAAGTCCACGCTCTATGCAGGCGGTTACTTCAGCGCCGTCAACGGGACGGCCGCCAACGGCCTGGTTGCCATCAACACCGCGAACTGCACGCTCCGTTCGGGGTTCGCGCCGAACTTCTCGGCCACCGTGCGGGCGCTCGACGTGGCGGAAAACGGCACGGTCTACGCGGGCGGCGACTTCCAGACCGTGAACGGCCAGCCACGGCGCTTCTTCGGCGCCGTCACCGCCACCGGCGCGGTGACCGGGTGGAACCCGGACGCCGACGAACCCGGCCGGACGCTCAAGGTCACCCCGGACGGGCAGAACGTCCTGATCGGCGGCGACTTCTTCACCGTCGGAGGCACCGATTCGCACGCGCTCGCCGTGACCAGTGCTGCCTCGGGTGCGCTGACCCGCGCCTACACGGGCAACTTCATCCCGTCGACCGCGGTGATCAAGGACATCGTCACCGACACCGCCTCCAACGGCTGGTACGTCGCGGGCGAGGGCACCGGAGGTGGCTCCTTCGACGGCCGGCTCGCCATGCGGCTCGGTACGTTCGACCAGCGCTGGCGGGACACCTGCCAGGGGGCGACACAGGCGCTGCGGGTCTATCAGGGCGTCCTGTACGCGGGCAGCCATGTCCACGACTGCTCCACCATGGGCGGCTTCCCCAACCAGGTCCGCAAGCACCTCACCGCCCAGTCCGTCGACGATCCGGCGATGCTCGGCTGGCTCCCGGACACCAACGACGGCATCGGGGAGCCGGTCGGGCCGCGCGCCCTGACCGTGGCGTCCCGGGACGGCCGCGACTTCCTCTGGGTGGGCGGCGAGTTCACCACGGTCAACGGCGTCGCCCAGCAGTCACTGACCCGGTTCGCCAACACTCCCGACACGGGGGCGCCCGCCGCACCCGCTGTCAGCGTGTCGGCGCCGCGGGCCGGTGAGGTGAGGGTCAGCTGGCGGTCCGCTCTGGATCTGGACGACAGCCTGCTCACCTACCGGGTCTACCGCGACGGCGGTTCGGTGCCCGTGTACACGACACAGGGGTCCTCGCTGTTCTTCAGCCGGCCGCAGCTGACGTTCACCGACACCGATGTGGTGGCCGGCCGGACGTACACGTACCGGATCACGGCAAGCGACGGGACCAACACCAGCGCACTCTCGACCGCCGCCTCCGCCACCGCAGTCGCCTCGGCGAGCCCGTACCGGGAGCGGGTGCTCGCGGACGGCGCCGACCTGTACTGGCGCTACGACGAGGCGGGCGGGGCGTTCGCCGCGGACGCCTCGGACAGCGACAACGGCGGCGTGTACATGAACACCCCGACGTACCGCGCCACCCCGTCCGCCGTGGCCGGGTCGGCGGCCCTGTCCCTCAACGGCACGGACAAGTACGTGTACAGCGACCGGCTGCACCACTACACCTCGCCGACGCCGTACTCCATCGAGACCTGGTTCCGGACCAACACCACCACCGGCGGGCGAATCGTCGGGTACGGCAACAACATCGGCACGGCCCAGGGCCAGACGAGCAGCATCTCCGACAAGCTCGTGTACATGACCAACGACGGGCGCCTCGCCTTCGGCGTCCAGGTCGGCAGCACCAGCAGTCGGCCCACCCTCACCACGACGGCTTCGTACAACGACAACGCCTGGCACCATGTCGTCGCCACCCAGGGACCGTCCGGTATGCGGCTGTACGTGGACGGGGTGGCCGTCGGCTCCAACACGACCGCGGGCAACCGCTCGTACAACGGGTTCTGGCGCGTCGGTGGCGACGCCATGCCGACCACCTGGCCGAACCGTCCCACCAGCACCTACTTCGCCGGGCAGGTCGACGAGACCGCGATCTACCCGTCGGCGCTGACCGCCGCACAGGCCGCCGCGCACCACGATCTGGCGGACACCCCGCCCGGCCCCGGCGACTCCACGGTCGCGCTGACGCCGGACGACGACGCATACGTCAACAGTGTGGCGCCGAACACCAATTACAACGACAACCAGCTCGCCTCGCGCGGCACCACGGCGTACTTGAGCTATCTGCGCTTCACCGTGCCCGCGGCCCCTGCCGGACAGGTCCTCAAGAGCGCCCGGCTCACCTTCCGCACGTCGTCGGACTCGACGGCGGGCTCCTCCGACAGCCACACCGTGGTGCCGGTCACCGGCACCTGGACCGAGTCGGCGGTCACCTACAACACCCGGCCGTCGCTCTCCTCGACCGTGCTCGGGACCATCACCGGCGCGACCTCGGTCTCCACCGACCATTCGGTGGAGCTGAACGCGTCGGCACTGGGCGGAGCCCTCGGCTCCGTCTACTCACTCGCCCTGACCAGCAGCGGGACGGACAGTCTCCGCATCTGGTCGAGCGAGGTATCAACCGCGGCCTACCGGCCGCAGCTCGTTCTCACCTACGGAGCTGAATGA